Below is a genomic region from uncultured Erythrobacter sp..
GCGCAGCGCCCGGCGCCCGCGAAAACCGCAGGCCTACGAGTCGGGCATGCCCTTCTTATTTCCGGTTCCGCCAATGGTGACTTCGGAACGGAAGCCCACGCCCGGCCCATTCTGCACAACTCGCATTCCAGTTCCTGGGCCAGTCTGGACCACACGGGTTCCTACAACGCTTTGACCCGGTGGAGCTTTCACCACAACTTCAGCTCCAACACCTTCGGAATTCTGCACGTCAAATCCGACGCCGCCATCACTATTCTCGATGTCGAGGCCTACGGAAAGCTCATCAGTTTCATCTTTCATCGGGGATGCCTCCTTCATAAATACAGCCCACAACGTGCCAAGTGCGCCGAGTGCGAGAAGAGCAACGCCTCCCCAAAGCCCAATCTGCTCATGTTCAGGGAATGCTGCCGGGAGGAAGCCACTGACAAGGGCTCCTCCTATACCTAGCAAGATACTCGAAACTAATACGGTTTTGTGGCTTGTCATCTGCCCCATGTAAGAATTCGCCGCTGCCCGGACAAGGCACCGGAACCCACTCACAAATTGCCCGAATAAAGCTCCAGCAAATCGGCATAGGCCTGCTCGGCTGCGGGTTCGGCATAGGCGGGGCTGTCGGGCACGGTCCAGCCGTGATCTCCGGCATAGACCTCCACCTTGGCGGAGCGTCCGGCCTCTTCGGCGGCGGCAGCGAAGTCGTCTTTCACTTGCGGAGCCTGCGCGTCGTCATCCTGCGCCACGGCGATCAGGAAGGCCGCCTCAGCGCGGTCGAGCGTGCGGTGCGGGCTAAGCGGGTCGTCTGCGCGCACCAGCCCTCCCCCGTGGAAGCTCGCAGCGGCCTTGATCCTGTCCGGCACCGAAGCCGCGCTCCAGACGGTGAACGGACCGCCCATGCAATATCCCTGAGTGCCGATCCCGCGCGACGTGTCGACGCTTTCCTGCGCATCTAGCCACCGCACTGCTGCCGCCGCATCGCGGCCAATCGCATCGGCGGTGAGCTTCTCGCGCCACGGGCGGACCTTGGAGAAGCCGTCGGCTTCGATGAACTCCGCGAAGTCGGCAAACTGATTCTTTGGAACGTCGCGGTAATAGGGGTTCATGATAAGAACCGCGTAGCCTTCGCTGGCGAGCCGGTGCGCCATTGCGATTTTGCTGTCGCGGATCGAAGCGATGTCGGGCCAGAAAATCACGCCGGGATGCTTGCCCTGCACGGGGGCGACCAGCACCGCGTCGATTGATCCCTCAGACGTCTCGATCGCATGATAAGAGGCCCCGAAAAGTGGCTTTCCGTCTTCATCAACCATCGGGCCAGACATGACATCGTCGGGACCGGAGCAGGCTGCAACCATGGCCGCGCCGCCCGCAAGCACACCGAAATCGCGACGGCTTATGCTGCTGGCCCAGTCCTTGAGCTTTGCCTCATCACACATAGACCCGCATTCCTTTACTCTTCACACCGCTTCGACGATCAGCACCGCACCGTCGCTGCCGGTGATCCGCACGCTTGCGCCTTCAGCCGTATCCGGTCCGCGCGCCAGCCATTCGCTGTCGCCATGCTTCACGCGGCCAGTCCCGCCGGAGATCGCTTGCACCACCACGGCCTGCTCGCCAACCATCCGCATCCCGCGCTTGTTCATCTTGGGATCGGCCTCTTCGACCGGGTTTTCACGGATATAACGCCGGCCTGCAAAGACCATCAGGATCGACAGCACGGCAAAGACCAGCACCTGCAAGGGTAGTCCGATGGGAAGCGCCCAAGCGAGCGCTCCGGTCATCAGCGCAGCGCCTGCGAGCCAGATCAGAAACATCCCCGGCACAAGGATCTCTGCCGCAGCCAGCAGCAGGCCGAGCGCGAGCCAGAGATAGGGATCCTCGATGGTCGCCAGCCAGTCCATTACTTGCCTCCACTAGAAGGGACACTGGGGCGCTGGACCGCGGGGCCACGGCGAGGAGCACCGCCGCCCGAACCGCCGCCTGAGCCGCCGCCCGAACCGCCGCCTGAGCCACCGCTGGACCCGTCACCCAGCGCTTCGCGGGCCAACTCGCCAATTCCGCCGAGCGTACCGATCAGCTGGGTTGCCTCGACCGGGAACAGGATCGTCTTGGCATTGGGACTGTCAGCGAACTTGGCCACTGCCTTGGTGTATTCCTGCGCGACGAAGTAATTGATCGCCTGACTGCCGCTTTCGGCGATTGCCGCAGACACCATTTCGGTCGCCTTGCCTTCTGCTTCGGCTTCGCGTTCGCGTGCTTCTGCATCGCGGAAAGCGGCTTCGCGGCGGCCTTCTGCTTCGAGGATCGCGGATTGCTTTTCGCCTTCTGCGCGCAGGATGGAAGAGGCCCGGTCGCCTTCGGCTTCGAGGATTTCGGCGCGCTTCAGACGCTCTGCCTTCATCTGGCGAGCCATCGCCTCGGAAATATCGACCGGCGGGCGGATATCCTTGATTTCCACGCGGGTGATCTTGACCCCCCAGGGCGAGGTCGCGTGATCGACCACCGACAACAGGCGGGCATTGATCTCGTCGCGCTTCGACAGCGTCTCATCGAGGTCCATCGAACCCATAACGGTACGAAGGTTCGTTGTGGTGAGCGCCATGATCGCGTTGTAGAGATTGGACACCTCATAAGCAGCCTTGCCCGCATCGAGGACCTGAAAGAACACCACCGCATCGGTGCCGACCATGGCGTTGTCGGCGGTGATGATCTCCTGCCCCGGAATATCGAGCACCTGCTCCATCATATTCACCTTCTGACCCACGCGGTCGAAGAAGGGGATCAGCAGGTGGAAGCCGGGATCGGCGGCCTTGTGATACTTGCCCAGCCGCTCAAGCGTGTAGACATAACCCTGACGCACGATCTGCACGCCCATGACGAGAAAGACGATGACCAAAAGGACCATCGCGACCAGAAACCAGTAAACCATATTCAAGCGTCCCTCTTACCCCTGAGTTGGGCGCAGATTAGCGCAACCTAGGCTCAAGTCCACTCCAACCGGCTGCATGGCCTCATCAGGGGCGAGCGCGCTTACCGATAGACAAGCGCGCGCTGGCTGGGCACAACGGCAGGCGAGGAGAGAGTTTCATGAACAAGGCGATCTGGGCGGCACCTTTGCTGGTGCTTGGCGCATTGGGGGCGGCAGCCTGCAACGAAGCGATGCAGGGCGAGTTTCTGGGCGATGGCGTGACGCAGGCGATGCTTGAGGGTGCGGGCGAAGACCACGCCAACTGGATCACCCACGGGCGCACTTATGACGAACAGCGCTTCAGCCCGCTCGATCAGGTCAACACTCAGAATGTCGGCGATCTGGGCCTTGCATGGTTTGCCGATATGGACACAGCGCGCGGTCAGGAAGCGACCCCGCTGGTGATGGATGGCAAGCTCTACCTCACCACCGCGTGGAGCAAGGTGAAGGCCTTTGACGCAGCCACAGGCGAGCCTTTGTGGGATTACGACCCTGAGGTGCCCGGCGAAACCGGCGTGAAGGCCTGCTGCGACGTGGTCAATCGCGGGCTGGCGGCATGGGGGGAGAGCCTGTTCCTCGGCACGCTGGACGGGCGGCTGGTCTCGCTCGACCGCAATAGCGGCGCAGTTCAATGGGAGGCGCAGACCACCGATCCCGAGCAAGCCTACACCGTCACCGGCGCTCCGCGCGTGATCGACGGCAAGGTCATCATCGGCAATGGCGGCGCGGAGTTCGGCGTGCGCGGCTATATCGCCGCCTATGACGCGGCCAATGGCGAGGAGCTATGGCGCTTCTACACCGTGCCCGACGGCAATGAAGGCGGCGAAAGCCCGCAATATCTGCAAGACGCAGCCGAGACATGGAACACCGAAGTCCTGCGCAGCTCCGATGCAATCGGCGGCGGCGGC
It encodes:
- a CDS encoding dienelactone hydrolase family protein, with protein sequence MCDEAKLKDWASSISRRDFGVLAGGAAMVAACSGPDDVMSGPMVDEDGKPLFGASYHAIETSEGSIDAVLVAPVQGKHPGVIFWPDIASIRDSKIAMAHRLASEGYAVLIMNPYYRDVPKNQFADFAEFIEADGFSKVRPWREKLTADAIGRDAAAAVRWLDAQESVDTSRGIGTQGYCMGGPFTVWSAASVPDRIKAAASFHGGGLVRADDPLSPHRTLDRAEAAFLIAVAQDDDAQAPQVKDDFAAAAEEAGRSAKVEVYAGDHGWTVPDSPAYAEPAAEQAYADLLELYSGNL
- a CDS encoding NfeD family protein, encoding MDWLATIEDPYLWLALGLLLAAAEILVPGMFLIWLAGAALMTGALAWALPIGLPLQVLVFAVLSILMVFAGRRYIRENPVEEADPKMNKRGMRMVGEQAVVVQAISGGTGRVKHGDSEWLARGPDTAEGASVRITGSDGAVLIVEAV
- a CDS encoding SPFH domain-containing protein; amino-acid sequence: MVYWFLVAMVLLVIVFLVMGVQIVRQGYVYTLERLGKYHKAADPGFHLLIPFFDRVGQKVNMMEQVLDIPGQEIITADNAMVGTDAVVFFQVLDAGKAAYEVSNLYNAIMALTTTNLRTVMGSMDLDETLSKRDEINARLLSVVDHATSPWGVKITRVEIKDIRPPVDISEAMARQMKAERLKRAEILEAEGDRASSILRAEGEKQSAILEAEGRREAAFRDAEAREREAEAEGKATEMVSAAIAESGSQAINYFVAQEYTKAVAKFADSPNAKTILFPVEATQLIGTLGGIGELAREALGDGSSGGSGGGSGGGSGGGSGGGAPRRGPAVQRPSVPSSGGK